In Bradyrhizobium sp. 200, the sequence ATGATCATCGCCACGAAGCCCTTGAGGCCGACGAGCGTGCCCATTTCCGTGGTGACGTAGAACAGCGGCGCGAGCAGGATGCCGGCAAGCGCGGCCAGCACCGCTGAAAAGGCGAAGGTGCCGGCCAGCACCGCATTGACCGGAATACCCATCAGGGCGGCGGTGTCGCGGTCGAGCGCCGTGGCGCGCATGATCTTGCCGATCATGCTGTGGCGCAGGACGAAGTACTGAGCCGCCATGACGACGACCACCACGGCCATGATCAGAAGCTGCTGCATCGACAGGCGGAACCCGCCGAAATCGAGCATGTCGTCGCCGAAGGGGCTGGCATAGAGCAATGGCTCGGGCCCGTACATGATGCGCGCCATCTCCTTGAGGAAGATGCCGAAACCGACGGTCGCAATGATCGCCACGAGCGCCCGCTGGCGCTGCAGGCGAGCGAAGACGAGACGGGAAAACAGCGCACCGAGGGCGGCCATCGCAGCCGCCGTCAGGAGCAACGACTGCCAGAACGGCAGGCCCAGGCTGGTCGTAAAGGTAGCGACGAACACATAGGCTGAAAACGTCAGGAAGTCGCCGGCCGCGAAGTTCACGATCGCCATCGTGTTCCAGACATAGGCATAACCGAGCGCCACCAAGGCATAGATGCAGCCCATCGCAAGGCCGCTGGCGATCAC encodes:
- a CDS encoding branched-chain amino acid ABC transporter permease; this encodes MLGQVIASGLAMGCIYALVALGYAYVWNTMAIVNFAAGDFLTFSAYVFVATFTTSLGLPFWQSLLLTAAAMAALGALFSRLVFARLQRQRALVAIIATVGFGIFLKEMARIMYGPEPLLYASPFGDDMLDFGGFRLSMQQLLIMAVVVVVMAAQYFVLRHSMIGKIMRATALDRDTAALMGIPVNAVLAGTFAFSAVLAALAGILLAPLFYVTTEMGTLVGLKGFVAMIIGGFGSVPGAIVGGVLLGVIENVGAFTISSTYKDAIAFTLLLVFLVVRPEGLIPERNADRA